In Pajaroellobacter abortibovis, the following are encoded in one genomic region:
- a CDS encoding 2-oxoglutarate dehydrogenase E1 component: MCKQAPSKTFYEFGINAGYVEELYTEYLYRPKSVSDNWHTFFETMEGNVTCLDSTLQDMLTYTTPSRERTLAAIELSEVAVQARMYKLVNTYRTRGHLFAHLDPLKENIQAASELHLSHFGLTENDLEKVFPTVGVAGLPSSAPLQTIIDHLQITYCRSIGVEFTHIENPKAQQWLQEKMESTQNRAALNRSELLYILKKLTDAEILEQFLYKNYVGAKRFSLEGAESMIALIDLLVETASTYGVQEIVIGMAHRGRLNVLINILGKNPRELFAAFDDKHPERFLGSGDVKYHLGYSSDRVTKNGALVHLSLAFNPSHLEWVNPVVEGRVRAKQDREKQKVVMPLLIHGDASFIGQGIVMETLNLSKLPGYSTGGTVHLVVNNQIGFTTNPEDARSTRYCTDITHMLGIPVFHVNGEDPEAVIQVTKLAIAFRQQFATDVVIDMYCYRKHGHNEGDEPRYTQPLMYARIDQKPTVREMYVQHLTTLGEVTQNEADTIIQECTKILDQALEEARKGDYNQKPSTMQGLWTPYKGGSDKKTPEGTTAIPKKTLLHLLDQLSIIPSSFKAHPKVVRLIEQRKERALADQPLDWGAGEHLAFASLLVEKIPIRLTGQDVQRGTFSHRHAVLLDMESGESYIPLNHLSPGQASLQIYNSPLSEAGVLGFEYGYSLDYPDGLVLWEAQFGDFWNSAQVIVDQFIASAEDKWRRLSGLVLLLPHGYEGAGPEHSSARIERFLQLASNDNIQICTPTTPAQFFHLLRRQVHRPLRKPLVVFTPKSLLRHPDATSRLKEFTEGGFQRILGDPTVEFSKAKTILLTSGKVYYDLLKTREEKKQYDTAILRLEQLYPISPFLLRCLQQYKKGIPVVWVQEEPLNMGGWYFMNARQEEWLGNDFPLSVVARPESASPATGSKASHDLEQKVLLDQAFKSKK, translated from the coding sequence TATCGAACCCGAGGGCATCTATTTGCTCACTTAGATCCCCTCAAAGAGAATATACAAGCAGCCTCTGAACTTCACCTTAGCCACTTCGGATTAACTGAAAATGATCTAGAAAAAGTATTCCCTACGGTAGGGGTTGCAGGGCTCCCTTCAAGTGCTCCTCTTCAAACCATCATCGACCATCTACAGATTACTTACTGCAGATCGATTGGCGTCGAATTCACTCATATTGAAAATCCAAAGGCACAGCAATGGCTGCAAGAGAAGATGGAGTCCACTCAAAACCGCGCTGCACTCAACCGTAGTGAACTCTTATACATCCTGAAAAAATTGACAGACGCTGAAATCCTAGAGCAATTCCTCTATAAAAACTACGTGGGAGCGAAACGGTTTTCACTGGAAGGCGCAGAAAGTATGATCGCTCTCATCGATCTTTTGGTGGAAACAGCAAGCACGTATGGAGTGCAAGAGATCGTTATTGGGATGGCTCACCGCGGCCGATTGAATGTGTTGATCAATATCCTTGGGAAAAATCCACGAGAACTCTTCGCAGCCTTCGACGATAAACATCCAGAACGATTCTTAGGATCAGGAGATGTTAAATACCACCTCGGCTATTCCAGCGATCGGGTCACTAAGAATGGGGCGCTAGTACATTTATCTCTCGCTTTCAATCCAAGCCACCTCGAGTGGGTCAATCCCGTCGTTGAAGGGCGAGTGCGCGCGAAGCAGGATAGAGAGAAGCAGAAGGTGGTCATGCCTCTTCTCATCCACGGAGACGCTTCTTTTATAGGTCAAGGGATTGTCATGGAAACCCTGAATTTATCCAAACTCCCCGGTTATTCCACAGGAGGCACGGTTCATCTCGTCGTCAACAATCAGATCGGCTTCACCACCAATCCAGAAGACGCGCGCTCTACTCGCTACTGTACAGACATCACCCACATGCTCGGGATCCCCGTCTTCCATGTCAACGGAGAAGATCCTGAAGCTGTGATTCAAGTAACCAAATTAGCGATCGCATTTCGTCAACAATTTGCTACCGATGTCGTCATCGATATGTACTGCTATCGAAAACATGGACACAACGAAGGCGATGAGCCCCGCTATACCCAACCGCTCATGTATGCACGGATCGATCAGAAACCAACGGTGCGAGAGATGTATGTTCAACACCTCACCACTTTGGGAGAAGTTACACAGAACGAAGCAGACACGATTATCCAAGAGTGCACAAAAATACTCGATCAAGCCCTCGAAGAGGCTAGAAAAGGGGATTACAATCAGAAGCCGAGCACCATGCAAGGGCTTTGGACTCCTTACAAAGGAGGATCAGACAAAAAGACTCCTGAAGGGACAACAGCTATCCCCAAGAAAACTCTTCTCCACTTGCTCGATCAGCTTTCGATCATCCCTTCTTCTTTCAAAGCCCATCCGAAAGTGGTGCGCCTGATCGAACAAAGAAAAGAGCGGGCACTCGCCGATCAACCGCTCGACTGGGGAGCGGGAGAGCACTTGGCGTTTGCTTCGCTCCTTGTCGAGAAAATCCCTATTCGTCTCACTGGACAGGATGTTCAAAGAGGAACATTCAGTCATCGACATGCGGTCTTATTGGATATGGAGTCCGGAGAATCCTATATTCCTCTCAATCACCTTTCTCCAGGCCAAGCCTCTCTTCAAATCTACAACAGCCCTCTTTCTGAAGCAGGGGTGTTAGGTTTTGAGTACGGTTATAGTCTTGACTATCCAGATGGGCTCGTGCTGTGGGAAGCCCAATTCGGTGATTTTTGGAATTCTGCTCAAGTGATTGTCGATCAATTTATCGCCTCCGCAGAAGATAAATGGAGGCGGCTCAGCGGATTGGTACTCCTTCTCCCACACGGTTACGAAGGGGCTGGGCCAGAGCACTCCAGTGCACGCATTGAGCGTTTCTTACAGCTTGCTTCCAATGACAACATTCAAATCTGTACGCCAACGACTCCAGCTCAATTTTTCCACCTATTGCGAAGACAAGTCCATCGACCTCTTCGCAAGCCGCTCGTTGTCTTCACACCCAAGAGTTTACTTCGACATCCCGATGCAACATCGCGCCTGAAAGAGTTTACAGAAGGTGGCTTTCAGCGCATCCTAGGAGACCCAACTGTTGAATTCTCAAAAGCAAAGACAATTTTGCTCACAAGTGGCAAAGTCTATTACGATCTCCTCAAAACGAGAGAAGAAAAAAAACAATACGACACTGCCATCCTCCGCCTGGAGCAGTTATATCCCATCTCCCCTTTCCTCCTAAGGTGCCTTCAACAATACAAAAAGGGGATACCTGTTGTGTGGGTACAAGAAGAGCCGCTCAATATGGGTGGTTGGTACTTTATGAATGCACGCCAGGAAGAATGGTTAGGGAACGATTTTCCTCTCTCGGTTGTTGCACGCCCAGAAAGCGCAAGCCCTGCAACAGGAAGCAAAGCGAGCCATGATCTCGAGCAAAAAGTGCTTCTTGATCAAGCCTTCAAGAGCAAAAAATAG
- a CDS encoding tetratricopeptide repeat protein, with amino-acid sequence MAYKGDGVGAGACARSALELDKNSAEAYNLLGVSSILQGEYHQALHYYRNAIELEEGYFDVLLNTADLLLNRLGKVDEAIDVCDRALAHAESPQEIRDCILLKVDALIAKSDIDEAKKTMAMIPDVPLSDSIYIFLIGRSFYELGDLEKAKPLIEEAARSNTSNGDIQYYLGLLRDDQGDARGATEAFLRTRTLDSSLPAPSWSLSPETFSTLARQAISKLDAVLTQYIREADVFIMDLPGAELIVDGVDPRAPVLVDPSPPVKTNADPPRTRIFIYQRNIERIAASMEEVEEEIGEALEREITTVFLEKESSISVPNKHHIN; translated from the coding sequence TTGGCTTACAAAGGAGATGGTGTAGGCGCAGGTGCCTGTGCAAGGAGTGCCCTTGAATTGGATAAAAATTCAGCAGAAGCTTACAACTTACTTGGGGTTTCCTCCATTCTCCAAGGAGAATACCACCAAGCGCTGCACTACTACCGAAACGCCATTGAACTCGAGGAGGGTTATTTTGACGTACTTCTTAACACAGCAGATCTCCTTCTCAATCGATTGGGAAAAGTAGATGAAGCTATCGACGTGTGCGATCGAGCACTCGCTCATGCGGAGTCTCCCCAAGAGATTCGCGATTGCATTCTTCTCAAAGTGGATGCACTTATTGCTAAATCCGATATAGATGAAGCTAAGAAAACAATGGCTATGATTCCGGATGTTCCCCTTTCTGACTCAATTTATATTTTTTTAATTGGTCGCTCCTTTTATGAGCTCGGCGATTTAGAAAAAGCAAAGCCGCTCATCGAAGAAGCAGCAAGAAGCAACACTTCGAATGGAGATATCCAATACTACCTCGGCCTCCTACGCGATGATCAAGGAGATGCCCGTGGAGCAACAGAAGCATTTTTGCGAACACGAACTCTAGATTCAAGCCTGCCCGCTCCCTCTTGGTCCCTTTCCCCAGAAACATTCAGCACCTTGGCGCGACAAGCGATTAGTAAGCTCGACGCTGTGCTCACTCAATACATTCGTGAAGCAGACGTGTTCATTATGGATCTGCCGGGAGCAGAGCTAATTGTAGACGGTGTCGATCCACGGGCGCCTGTACTTGTCGACCCTTCCCCTCCAGTAAAAACCAATGCCGATCCTCCACGAACCAGAATCTTCATTTACCAACGCAATATAGAACGAATTGCTGCTTCTATGGAAGAGGTGGAAGAAGAAATCGGAGAAGCGTTGGAAAGAGAAATTACAACTGTTTTTCTCGAAAAAGAATCGTCTATTAGCGTACCGAACAAACACCACATCAATTAA